The following proteins are encoded in a genomic region of Streptomyces gobiensis:
- a CDS encoding ABC transporter permease: MKTLKTLKTLKTTKKFDTERVLLAVAAPVLAIVGALAITSVIIAATGRDPFHAYSVMINFGTTPESQVWIINKAIPYYLSAAAVAIGFRMHLFNIGVDGQYRMAAFFAAVVGGALTLPGIIQIPVILITAMLVGAVWAGIAGYLKTTRGVSEVISTIMLNSIGGLIIAYFLREGRLGEREGNLVHTPDLPASSHFFTIPTAVKPIWGTVVIAILVGIGYWFVINRTRFGFDLRAVGASETAAQASGVSVKRMVVTSMVLSGAVAGLVGMPTLLNESYNYGTDFPVGVGFTGIAIALLGRNHAVGMVLAALLWGFLERTGIRLEFEEFAQEIVGVMQGVIVLCVVIAYELVRRYGLKLQQRKVGEELAAATENNGRNGKGPSDTAEVSA, encoded by the coding sequence ATGAAGACGTTGAAGACGCTGAAGACGTTGAAGACAACGAAGAAATTCGACACGGAGAGGGTGCTGCTCGCTGTCGCGGCGCCTGTTCTCGCGATCGTCGGGGCGCTCGCCATCACCTCGGTCATCATCGCCGCGACCGGCAGGGACCCCTTCCATGCCTACTCCGTGATGATCAACTTTGGCACCACGCCCGAGAGCCAGGTCTGGATCATCAACAAGGCGATCCCGTACTACCTGTCCGCGGCGGCCGTCGCCATCGGGTTCCGGATGCACCTGTTCAACATCGGTGTCGATGGCCAGTACCGCATGGCGGCCTTCTTCGCCGCCGTCGTGGGCGGCGCGCTCACCCTGCCGGGCATCATCCAGATTCCGGTCATCCTCATCACCGCGATGCTGGTCGGCGCTGTCTGGGCGGGTATCGCGGGCTATCTCAAGACCACCCGGGGCGTCAGCGAGGTGATCAGCACGATCATGCTGAACTCCATCGGCGGTCTGATCATCGCCTACTTCCTCCGGGAGGGCAGGCTCGGCGAGCGGGAGGGCAACCTCGTCCACACCCCCGATCTCCCGGCCTCCAGCCACTTCTTCACCATTCCGACCGCCGTCAAGCCCATCTGGGGCACGGTCGTCATCGCCATCCTCGTCGGCATCGGCTACTGGTTCGTGATCAACCGCACCCGGTTCGGCTTCGACCTGCGCGCCGTCGGCGCGTCGGAGACGGCGGCCCAGGCCAGCGGCGTCAGCGTCAAGCGCATGGTGGTCACCTCCATGGTGCTCTCCGGCGCCGTCGCCGGTCTGGTCGGTATGCCGACGCTGCTGAACGAGTCCTACAACTACGGCACCGACTTCCCGGTGGGTGTCGGCTTCACGGGTATCGCCATCGCCCTCCTGGGCCGCAACCACGCGGTGGGCATGGTCCTCGCCGCACTGCTGTGGGGCTTCCTGGAACGCACCGGCATTCGACTGGAGTTCGAGGAATTCGCCCAGGAGATCGTCGGCGTGATGCAGGGCGTCATCGTCCTGTGCGTGGTCATCGCCTATGAGCTCGTACGCCGTTACGGGCTGAAGCTCCAGCAGCGGAAGGTCGGCGAAGAGCTCGCCGCCGCGACGGAAAACAACGGCCGTAACGGCAAGGGTCCCAGCGACA